The segment TACTCGGCGAGGTTGTTGAAGCAGGGCGCGGCGGGGAAGGGCAGCGGCGTGCGCGGCGAGTAGAGCGCCAGCAGCGGGTCGAAGCGGCTGGAGCTCACGTCCAGGCGGCCGGGGCTGggcgagcggcggcggcagccCCGCGGCTCCGTgcccgccgcgcccgcctcGTCCTCCTCCATGCCGGGCTGCGGCCGGCCGCGCCGCTCAGCGCCGCCGCCAGGGGACGCTGCCGCGCAACGCCGCGGGCCTGAGGGCGGAGCGGCCGCCATGGGCGGGACGGGCCCGGAGGGAGCGCGGGGCTGAGGGACCGGAGAGCACCCGGGTCTGAGGGACCGCGGGGATGAGGGACCGGAGAGCGCCCCGGTGTGAGGGAGCGCGGGGCTGAGGGACCGGAGAGCGCCCCGGTGTGAGGGAGCGCGGGGCTGAGGGACCGGAGAGCGCCCCGGTGTGAGGGACCGCGGGGATGAGGGACCGGAGAGCGCCCGGGTCTGAGGGACCGCGGGGATGAGGGACCGCAGAGCGCCCGGGTCTGAGGGACCGGAGAGGGCCCGGGTCTGAGGGACCGCGGGGCTGAGGGACCGGAGAGGGCCCGGGTCTGAGGGACCGCGGGGCAGAGGGACCGCAGAGCGCCCGGGGCTGAGGGACCGCGGGGATGAGGGACCGCAGAGCGCCCGGCAAAGGCCGCCGAggtggtgaagggtctggagcagcaCTCTTTTATAAGAGACACTGCGGGAGCTGGGCCTGCTTAGCCAATAGACTCAAAGTGGGGGTATCAAAAGGACAGTGCCAAATCTTCGCGGTGACAGGACGAGGAGCAGTGCACGTAAAGTAAAACACAAGAGATTTCACCTCAACGTGAGGAAAAGCTTCTTTACGTTGAGcgtggcagagcactggaatgCTGCCCAGGAGTCTCCTTCTCTGCAGATATCCCAGGCCCACCTGAATGCGTTCCTGGATAACCtgctcagctgtccctgccctggcaggatggttgggctggatgatctccaggaatcccttccaaccctaacaaATCTATGATTAATTCATTTACCCCCACTGGTGCAAccttccccctgcagcccacTCTGGGGACCATCCCTGGACTGGGGACCAaaccctcctgccccaggccaCAAAATCCCACCTGAGCAACAGGCAGCTGCAGTGTCATTTGCAGTTTAATGCATAAAAGAATACACAGGGCAGAGTCATTTCACTGaggaacagaaaggaaacacttttttatAGGTTTTACTGTAATAATTCACCACCTCCATTAATGTTTCATAACGGGTTCCCGTACCTTTAATGCTTCTTGTTACGGCAATACATCAGCCACAGGTTGGTCACcagcttcagaggaaacacCTCTTTCTTCACTGGGTCACAGTGCAGGACTCCTGCAGCTACAGAAACATCTGTATGTTGTGTGTGCCACCAACACCAGGCTGCTGCTTGAGCCTTGAGAATAGTTACTTTCTCCTACAGGAATCATATAAATGTACACCTTATGCATGACGATACCACAGGGAGTTTCTTTCTCTAGAATTTATCTTAATACAAATTAAAGGCCATGGTTGTACAGACAATCCTTATCTTGTTTCCAAAATCTGCATCCATATGTGAACAGCTATGTTGACTTATTCAATATTATTGTAAGAATGAGTTAGTTAGACCACTATGACCTAATACAGACATGTtttttatacacacacacaatgcACATACATAAAGATACTGTAAAATATATCAGGCAGccataatatataaaataaaaaacctacATAATACTTTCCAAACATAAATAATGGCTGCCAAATTagttttttaatctttcatcTGTTACCAGGCTGAGTAAAGCCAGCTGCTACCAATTCTGGAACAGTTGCTTTGTATGTAATGTCCAAAGTCAGGCACCAAGCAGTAACATGGAACTCCAAAGTCAAGTAAACCGCATTTGTGTTGGAAGATAAAATACATTCTCTCAGTGCATGTATTTAATCAGTACAGAGAAGCAGGGGGAGCCCTGTGCTATTATAAACTCACAGACTCATTGCTAATCTCAGGAAGAACCTGCAAAGTTGAAGTTTACATCAGTACCTGGTcagagagtttttaaaaaaaaaaaaaaccaccaaaaccacaTTGCCTTAAATGTGTACATTCTTCTGCAGAAAGGGGAAACAGAGTAGGCTGATAAGAGAATTCATGGGAATTTAATTCAGTACTGTGACTTTCTTCAGTCACACTTGAtcctttctttctatttttatgtCCAGTCCCAACTGCTGACCATGTCCTCATTAGCAACAACGGGCCCAGTTACTGTTCTGGGATGTTTTTGAAACCAGCTTGGTTAGAAGCAGTAATAGCCATATAAACACCTATCATTATAGCTgtatttctgcactgaaatagGTTATTTCCCTCCAATTCCAGTTACATTGGGACAAGCCCCTATCCAttagcagaaatatttctgctctgAGATGTCAATTTTGACAGAGTCTTAAGTGACAGTAAAAACATAACAGAACTGTGCATAGAGCAGGCAACACAcactcctcccttccctctaACAGACATGGAttggcagcactgctctgtctgTGTCATTCCCAGGAAGatcagaaaacagcagcacaaattGTTGCTGGCTCCCTCTTTGCAGGCACCTGGAATGTTCTGCTATgttgtgctgtatttttttttttaaatacgCAGTGCTGTGCACAACAGGAGACAGGTGAATTCCCAGGCCATGGAATATGAGGAAAGATGTCTATCCATGTCCTAACAGAATTCCAGCCTGTacagtatatttatttttaacttcacTGTTTGGAACTGTCACCACTTACTAGTACAAGTCCCAGGAATTAGAAAGGCCACATAATgaaacacagcagggaaggtactattatttatatttttagaagTATAAAAATCCTGCACATTTGacaaacacttttaaaatcaaCCATAGAAAACTTCTGGGCTACTCCATTGCATTTCAGTAAGAATCAGACATGAGGCAGTTGAATTGTTTGTCATTCATCTGACTAAATACACCAGCCTTGAAATTTAATACTAAATCCCAATTGAAGTATTCTGGTCCATCTCagttgaaaacaaaaatcaaaatattaattttctgttcacATATGCAAGCTTTTTTATAGTCCAGCAGTTCAAAAAATTACCTCATTGTTTAAATGctatagaaatacagaaaatttctaCATACTTTTTTTACAAATACACATGTACAAGGCAGGAACAGTCTTAATTCATTATGAGTTCTTAACATTCAAAATATAGTATGATTTTAGATTTCCATGTGGACATATCCTTGTATGTCAGATAGTGTCTTCTTTTTAGGCAGCAACAGTGCTAAACCCAGTGTAGCTGCTGAAGAGGGCTACAGGTCAAACTCTGCCAGCCACCATTCGTACTCCTCACTTGCCAACAACCCAAGCAGAGCAAAATGCAAACTACCAGTTATGCTCATCAGAAATATCAACTATCCTCAGCCAGAATCTCGGGATATTCCTCCCAGAACTGATCCCCAATGATGTCACAGTGCAGGGGAACAACTTGAGTCTTAGTCCGGGTCACTtccacttctttttcttcttcttcctttggcaattttattttcttagtgaTGACTTCATTAACCTGAAAATACAGTTGACACATTAGCAGACATAAAAAACTCGAGTgcattcaaaaattataataaaagagaatttaataaaaaaacacagGACAGGAATTTCTGCCACTAAATCAACGACGCAATCATAGAATAATGAACATTTCCAAGTTACCTTAAAGCAGAAAAGGACTAAGCCAACTATGAGCTGAGCTACCTGATTGAACAGAAGTTTGTAATTCCTTTGCCATGGATATACTTGGGACCTAACCCTGGGAAGGCCCGGGCCCCAATGATACACACATTGTCATCTGCTGATACATGTTTCATCTCAATGGTCATAATTTGTATCTAAGCCAGACTTCAGAGACTGGTTTTTATATTATGCTCATAGAAACAGTTCTCAAAAACATCTCCAAAACAATGAGTCATCTTACAGACAGTTATATGGCAAATAcagctaatttaaaaatatatttattcctAGACATACACTGGAGATACACAGTCTGTCTGCCACAGTGtaactatttaaaataagagCCCAAAGCAAGTGGCAATACAGTTTTTTACCTTCTGCCATATTAGGACAGTTCCTTTTCTATACATCAAAGGTTCATTGTTGTAGTTGATGTTGAATTCAGAAAATAAGATTTCATTCTTATCTCCAGCCAAAGTTCCctgagaggaaaggaaaagaaaaatactcttAAAAGGAAACAACTCGTATCTCTAGGGTAGAGGAGGGGTGAATATTGGAAGCAAGACAGATATCTGTAAAGGTTTTTCACCTTAAAGTCTCAAGGTTTAATTGCTTCTCTCAACAGAGGAATTAATTCCAACTGCCAAGTGAGTATTAAAACTGAGAGggtttttattacattttcaagACAAATGGAAGACAGTCAActaattttagaagaaaacaggaataatCTGCTATGGTCTGCACAAGGAGACAAACACTACAGAAGGGACTGGCAATCAACAGGACCTGAATTCTGCCACTGTTCCTCATGTGTTTGGATACTGAACATTTTATGACATTTCTAAGATTTCTAAAATTGCTAACTAAGAACTTAAAATCCTGGTAATACTTGACCAAAATTACATTATTTGCTAGTGGTATAAATTGAATTGAGCAATTAAAGAAGCTGTTGACTACACAAAATTATTACAGTAAGGATAAGCCAGGGGTGCTGGGCAGGCAAGACACTTAGCAAATCTTATGATTTCATTTTTAGCTGTAAAAAGCAACTCTTACCCGGAGCCTCTCCTGTGCTTGCACTGGTGTCAAACCACTTCTCTGCACAAGCATCCAGAAGACTGTATTATAAAGGTTATTAATATGGcctaaagaaaacacagaaatgagtGTAAGGAAGATTATTTACCAAATCTGAGTGATTACTTAGGAATAAACAGCTTTATTTCCAGAGTTGTATCCAAGAAATAGCCAAGAGTAATGGGAAATTAATATAATCAGTTTCTAAAGAGGATATAATGtttataatacatttttaaggTACTGCATATCATGACTAGAAGACAGATTTCATAAGTGAAAAGGGCACAGTAGAGCCTGAAGGGCGTAATGtacattattttcatttgataATAGGGACAAGGTACTGAGAAAGGTCTAGAGACAAATCCAATAGTCTGTTCTAACATGGAATATTCAGCACTTTCGATTACTACCTGCTGTGAATTTGAATATTCACAACTCTTTG is part of the Oenanthe melanoleuca isolate GR-GAL-2019-014 chromosome 13, OMel1.0, whole genome shotgun sequence genome and harbors:
- the THG1L gene encoding probable tRNA(His) guanylyltransferase isoform X2; this translates as MTHVVSQFSSSYVFYWKDYFKDQQLLYPPGFDGRIVLYPSNQNLKDYLSWRQADCHINNLYNTVFWMLVQRSGLTPVQAQERLRGTLAGDKNEILFSEFNINYNNEPLMYRKGTVLIWQKVNEVITKKIKLPKEEEEKEVEVTRTKTQVVPLHCDIIGDQFWEEYPEILAEDS
- the THG1L gene encoding probable tRNA(His) guanylyltransferase isoform X3; this translates as MDRVMNIVLFSKRRAGGLKEEQGFDGRIVLYPSNQNLKDYLSWRQADCHINNLYNTVFWMLVQRSGLTPVQAQERLRGTLAGDKNEILFSEFNINYNNEPLMYRKGTVLIWQKVNEVITKKIKLPKEEEEKEVEVTRTKTQVVPLHCDIIGDQFWEEYPEILAEDS